In one window of Episyrphus balteatus chromosome 3, idEpiBalt1.1, whole genome shotgun sequence DNA:
- the LOC129914693 gene encoding serine-rich adhesin for platelets, whose translation MWKCHKCGKPVYFAERKQSLGYDWHPECLRCEECGKRLNPGQHAEHKGVPYCHVPCYGALFGPQLFGHGTRVESHKNFGQKGIQRANSNGTPALPRDHLESKLKLYNQFYDNKSLEVRSREVNNRLILEGALRVYWGVQGVIHLKEDDDQRTVAIRKRNSGRYSTSSTVEAENSDKENDGTESVDPATTTTTTGGGVDDLSTDVSLSDSMTFDSCSLNEYPLSEEAVTPTTPTATQSTLTTTTGSTASTLPSKLESINNLEWDEIDDLLQVERRFSEKDKIYETMPVKLPSSQSSSESSPTKSASEQSSSSTTETSSDNFITASASLGTTTTETTTTNPTTDNDDDTLKPMDFEDFKRSIHQEYVNGSNDFPEINEDTLKKNQPIDPSRINDSLKLYGENAMSKSFNCEQALRSIDPSMINDTLCRRVVSGIEHSSARNYALQKSGSANMNHNHNGRSVFEKGINRSKSGPTCFEFTDSEDESSTLKPRKPSTIKRSEQRYVNIRMDCYPPNHSDNDTSRGGDTNSSDVAGELTATETYINGQQYHVTEDGVVLRRPPRTGSTAIKRRSGNKRSRTKLKRRCSINGHFYNRETSFFTPPYGSQMSVWVTSLVTTQEVINLILEKYKVDSPAENFSLFILRDNGEQKRLKDTDYPLVVRIMLGPHEDVARMFLMDAQRTQEISNEVAQFINLSVPECRAILDRYNDELEREIAKVREKYAELRRRIVSRMESLKVRL comes from the exons cataaGGGAGTGCCTTATTGTCATGTGCCATGTTATGGCGCCCTATTTGGCCCGCAACTGTTTGGCCATGGTACTCGAGTAGAATCTCATAAGAATTTTGGACAAAAGGGTATCCAACGTGCCAATAGTAATGGTACGCCAGCGCTACCAAGAGATCATTTGGAATCAAAATTAAAG CTGTATAATCAATTTTATGACAATAAAAGCCTAGAGGTGCGTAGCCGTGAGGTTAACAATAGACTGATACTTGAAGGTGCTTTACGAGTATATTGGGGTGTGCAAGGTGTTATCCATTTAAAAGAAGATGACGATCAACGGACTGTTGCAATACGTAAAAGAAATTCTGGACGTTATTCGACCAGTAGCACTGTTGAAGCGGAGAATTCTGATAAAGAAAATGATGGAACTGAATCAGTTGATCCAGcaacaacgacaacaacaacTGGAGGCGGAGTAGATGACCTATCGACAGATGTTTCTTTATCAGATAGTATGACTTTTGATTCGTGTAGCTTAAATGAGTATCCCCTGTCTGAGGAAGCAGTAACGCCGACAACACCAACAGCGACGCAATCAACATTAACAACCACTACGGGCAGTACAGCATCAACACTTCCGTCTAAGCTTGAGAGTATTAATAATTTGGAATGGGATGAAATTGATGATTTATTACAG gtAGAACGACGATTTAGTGAGAAGGATAAAATCTATGAAACAATGCCAGTCAAGTTGCCATCATCACAATCTTCTAGTGAAAGTTCTCCGACCAAGAGTGCATCAGAGCAAAGTAGCAGCAGTACCACAGAAACATCTTCCGACAACTTTATCACAGCATCGGCATCATTGGGAACAACTACAACTGAAACAACAACGACCAATCCAACCACTGACAACGATGATGACACACTCAAACCAATGGACTTTGAAGATTTCAAACGAAGTATCCATCAGGAATATGTGAATGGATCAAATGATTTTCCAGAAATTAACGAAGACACATTAAAGAAAAACCAACCAATTGATCCATCACGAATAAATGATTCGTTGAAACTTTACGGTGAGAATGCAATGAGCAAGAGTTTTAATTGCGAACAAGCTTTGCGCTCTATTGATCCATCGATGATCAATGACACTCTTTGCAGAAGGGTTGTTAGTGGAATTGAGCATTCGTCGGCGAGGAATTATGCTCTGCAGAAATCTGGTTCGGCAAATATGAATCATAATCATAATGGTCGATCGGTTTTTGAAAAAGGCATTAATCGTTCAAAGTCAGGGCCGACTTGTTTTGAATTTACCGATAGCGAGGATGAATCTTCAACTTTGAAGCCACGCAAGCCGTCGACAATAAAACGCAGCGAACAGCGATATGTAAATATTCGCATGGATTGCTATCCGCCCAATCATAGTGACAACGACACAAGCAGAGGAGGCGATACAAATAGTTCTGATGTTGCGGGTGAGCTAACAGCCACAGAGACGTATATTAATGGCCAACAATATCATGTTACAGAAGATGGGGTGGTATTGCGACGACCGCCAAGGACTGGATCGACGGCAATTAAGAGGAGGTCAGGCAATAAGAG ATCTCGTACAAAGCTCAAGCGTCGTTGCTCCATTAATGGTCATTTTTATAATCGAGAAACATCGTTTTTTACACCACCCTATGGATCACAAATGAGCGTATGGGTGACATCGTTGGTTACAACACAAGAAGTTATAAATCTCATTTTGGAGAAATATAAAGTGGATAGTCCGGCAgagaatttttcacttttcattttgcGAGATAATGGAGAGCAGAAACGATTAAAGGATACAGACTATCCATTAGTTGTTCGTATAATGCTTGGTCCACATGAAGATGTAGCTCGAATGTTTCTAATGGATGCTCAAAGGACTCAAGAAATAAG caATGAGGTTGCTCAATTTATCAACCTCTCCGTACCAGAGTGCCGTGCAATTTTAGATCGCTACAACGATGAGTTGGAGCGTGAAATCGCCAAAGTTAGAGAAAA atATGCTGAATTGCGTCGTCGCATTGTCAGTCGTATGGAATCTCTAAAAGTTCGTTTATAA